From the genome of Candidatus Rokuibacteriota bacterium, one region includes:
- a CDS encoding ABC transporter ATP-binding protein: MADDGTPPVIEVEALIRDYHVGAHVVHALRGVSVRIEAGELVAVMGPSGSGKSTFMNLVGCLDRPTTGRYRLEGRDVGELSGDERAEIRNRRIGFVFQSFNLLARHSALENVALPLLYAGSSPRERQNRARAKLQIVGLADREHHRPAQLSGGQQQRVAMARALVNDPALILADEPTGNLDTRTSIEVMAQLQELNRSGITVLIVTHEEDIARYAGRILGFRDGRLVRDEVVEEPAGAKILLGALPAESGAA; this comes from the coding sequence ATGGCGGACGACGGGACGCCTCCCGTCATCGAGGTGGAGGCCCTGATCAGGGACTACCACGTGGGCGCTCATGTGGTGCACGCCCTCCGCGGGGTGTCGGTGCGGATCGAGGCCGGCGAGCTCGTTGCGGTCATGGGGCCGTCCGGCTCCGGGAAGTCCACCTTCATGAACCTGGTGGGCTGCCTGGATCGGCCCACGACCGGGCGGTATCGGCTCGAGGGGCGCGACGTCGGCGAGCTCTCGGGCGACGAGCGGGCCGAGATCCGCAACCGCAGGATCGGCTTCGTCTTCCAGAGCTTCAACCTCCTCGCCCGGCACAGCGCCCTCGAGAACGTGGCGTTGCCGTTGCTCTACGCCGGCTCCTCTCCCCGCGAGCGGCAGAACCGGGCACGCGCCAAGCTCCAGATCGTCGGCCTCGCCGACCGCGAGCATCACCGACCGGCGCAGCTCTCCGGTGGCCAGCAGCAGCGCGTCGCCATGGCGCGGGCCCTCGTCAACGACCCGGCGCTGATCCTGGCCGACGAGCCCACCGGCAACCTCGACACCCGCACCAGCATCGAGGTCATGGCGCAGCTCCAGGAGCTGAACCGGAGCGGCATCACCGTGCTCATCGTGACCCATGAGGAGGACATCGCGCGGTACGCCGGCCGCATCCTCGGCTTCCGCGACGGGCGGCTCGTCCGCGACGAGGTGGTGGAGGAGCCCGCCGGCGCCAAGATCCTGCTCGGAGCCCTGCCGGCGGAGTCGGGGGCAGCATGA
- a CDS encoding efflux RND transporter periplasmic adaptor subunit, protein MKRGMTAIGIAGLAALITGGYFYGQGTGSTPKYRLARVERGGLTVAVSASGTLNPVVTVQVGSQLSGQLKEIHVDYNSPVKRNQAIALIAPEIFESKVNQARGDLQNAEAAVLNQRALVQRARADVENARGTLAVARAQTAKAQVAVADARRDLDRKRELLRRNLIARADRDTAEALHDSALAQAEAARAQEGVLRAAISAAEAQLEAAQAQLQSAMGTVEQRRAARAQAQVDLGNTVIRAPVDGIVVSRSVDVGQTVAASLQAPTLFTIAQDLARMQVETNIVEADIGRIQLGQRATFTVDAFPGKTYRGQVVQVRRAPQLNQGVVSYTVIVSADNRELQLLPGMTASVKIVTAEKADALKVPNAALRVRLAGADGDAARGGKGAAAGRVHVLAPDGSARPVTLRLGVSDGNATEVLSGDLREGQEIVVGLADRRPARGSARSAAVKL, encoded by the coding sequence ATGAAGCGGGGGATGACGGCGATCGGTATCGCGGGGCTCGCGGCCCTGATCACAGGCGGGTACTTCTACGGACAGGGGACGGGCAGCACGCCGAAGTACCGCCTCGCCCGGGTCGAGCGGGGAGGCCTCACCGTCGCAGTGTCGGCGAGCGGCACGCTCAATCCGGTGGTCACGGTCCAGGTCGGCTCGCAGCTGTCCGGCCAGCTCAAGGAGATCCACGTCGATTACAACTCACCGGTCAAGAGGAACCAGGCGATCGCCCTCATCGCGCCGGAGATCTTCGAGAGCAAGGTCAACCAGGCCCGCGGCGACCTCCAGAACGCCGAGGCGGCGGTGCTGAATCAGCGCGCGCTGGTGCAGCGGGCGAGGGCGGACGTGGAGAATGCGCGCGGGACGCTGGCGGTGGCGCGGGCGCAGACCGCGAAGGCCCAGGTCGCGGTGGCGGACGCGCGGCGCGACCTCGACCGCAAGCGGGAGCTGTTGCGCCGGAACCTGATCGCTCGGGCCGACCGCGACACGGCCGAGGCCCTGCACGACTCCGCGCTGGCGCAGGCCGAGGCGGCCCGGGCGCAGGAAGGCGTGCTGCGCGCCGCCATCAGCGCCGCCGAGGCGCAGCTCGAGGCGGCCCAGGCCCAGCTCCAGTCGGCGATGGGGACGGTGGAGCAGCGGCGGGCTGCCCGCGCCCAGGCGCAGGTCGATCTGGGCAACACGGTGATCCGCGCTCCCGTCGACGGCATCGTGGTCTCGCGGAGCGTGGACGTGGGGCAGACGGTGGCCGCCAGTCTGCAGGCGCCGACGTTGTTCACGATCGCCCAGGACCTCGCTCGCATGCAGGTCGAGACCAACATCGTGGAGGCCGACATCGGCCGCATCCAGCTCGGTCAGCGCGCCACGTTCACCGTGGACGCCTTTCCCGGAAAGACGTACCGGGGCCAGGTCGTGCAAGTGCGCCGGGCGCCGCAGCTGAATCAGGGTGTGGTCAGTTACACCGTCATCGTCTCGGCGGACAACCGCGAGCTGCAGCTCCTCCCCGGCATGACCGCCAGCGTGAAGATCGTCACCGCCGAGAAGGCCGATGCGCTGAAGGTGCCCAACGCGGCGCTCCGGGTGCGGCTTGCCGGCGCCGACGGGGACGCGGCCCGCGGCGGCAAGGGCGCCGCGGCGGGCCGCGTCCACGTGCTCGCTCCAGACGGCAGCGCCAGGCCCGTGACCCTGCGCCTCGGCGTGAGCGACGGCAACGCCACCGAGGTCCTGTCCGGCGATCTGAGAGAAGGGCAGGAGATCGTGGTCGGCCTCGCCGACCGCCGCCCCGCGCGCGGCAGTGCCCGCTCGGCAGCGGTGAAGCTGTGA